In bacterium, a genomic segment contains:
- a CDS encoding nucleotidyl transferase AbiEii/AbiGii toxin family protein, which yields MSPKQTRNLPASVLARLLERARRTGDDYQVLLTAFVCERFLYRLGVSSVRSRFVLKGAMLLRVWSDQPYRATRDLDLLRQGDGSTEAIRADVEAVCATEVEPDGLAFEPASLRLEAIRPEDEYAGTRVTLLARCGSARVTLQIDLGVGDPVWPPPRSLAYPSLLDFPAPEVLAYAPESVIAEKLEAIVVLGDRNSRIKDFFDIRHLASRFEFDGATLADSIRRTFERRRTPIPKEEPLGLTAAYWEDPVRAPHIRAFARRAGLEVGPEAGGEILNVLRPFLLPILDDLRRGDPTTGTWAPGGPWR from the coding sequence GTGAGCCCCAAGCAGACTCGCAACCTTCCCGCTTCCGTTCTGGCCCGCCTTCTGGAACGAGCCAGGCGAACGGGCGACGACTATCAGGTGCTTCTCACCGCCTTTGTCTGCGAGCGGTTTCTCTACCGGCTCGGGGTCTCGAGCGTCCGCAGCCGCTTCGTGCTCAAAGGGGCGATGCTCCTGCGCGTGTGGTCCGACCAGCCCTATCGAGCGACGCGGGACCTCGACCTGCTGCGGCAAGGGGATGGCTCTACGGAGGCGATCCGGGCGGATGTCGAGGCAGTGTGCGCGACCGAAGTCGAACCGGACGGACTCGCCTTTGAGCCCGCCTCGCTCCGACTCGAGGCAATTCGCCCCGAGGACGAGTACGCCGGGACGCGCGTCACGCTGCTCGCCCGGTGTGGCAGCGCCCGGGTGACGCTCCAGATCGATCTCGGCGTCGGGGACCCTGTCTGGCCTCCGCCACGGTCGCTTGCGTATCCATCGCTGCTGGATTTCCCGGCGCCCGAGGTGCTCGCCTATGCGCCGGAGTCCGTGATCGCCGAGAAACTGGAAGCGATCGTCGTCCTCGGAGACCGCAACAGCCGCATCAAGGACTTCTTCGACATCCGTCATCTGGCGAGCCGATTCGAGTTCGACGGAGCGACTCTCGCGGACTCCATCCGCAGGACATTCGAGAGGCGGCGGACGCCCATTCCGAAGGAGGAGCCGCTCGGGCTGACCGCAGCGTACTGGGAGGACCCCGTCCGCGCTCCACACATCCGCGCCTTCGCGCGGCGGGCGGGTCTCGAGGTCGGACCGGAGGCGGGTGGGGAGATCCTGAACGTGCTCAGGCCGTTCCTCCTTCCGATCTTGGACGACCTCCGGCGCGGCGATCCGACCACAGGGACATGGGCACCGGGAGGGCCGTGGCGATGA
- a CDS encoding nucleotidyltransferase family protein yields MTSHHAPESDPRRFKPYPAYKDSGIEWVWEIPAHRNMIGLDVAAEALREVLRSRLASVDEILRTAGGLPCPHGDPTVPGGDGAMTTAGEEVGTMAHEDTLGVLRENRDLLNDFSVAALYVFGSAVRGEEHSDSDVDILVEFAPGARVGVFAFARLQRRLSELLGRRVDLVTRDALHPALRQTILSEAVRAA; encoded by the coding sequence ATGACCTCGCATCATGCGCCGGAGAGCGACCCCCGGCGGTTCAAGCCGTATCCGGCGTACAAGGACTCGGGCATCGAATGGGTGTGGGAGATTCCGGCGCATCGGAATATGATCGGCCTCGACGTGGCCGCCGAAGCCCTGCGCGAGGTACTGCGCTCGCGCCTGGCCAGCGTGGATGAGATCCTGCGCACCGCGGGAGGTTTGCCGTGCCCGCACGGTGATCCGACCGTACCTGGAGGCGATGGCGCCATGACTACCGCAGGCGAGGAGGTAGGAACCATGGCTCATGAAGACACACTGGGGGTCCTGCGGGAAAACAGGGACCTCCTCAACGACTTCTCCGTGGCGGCGCTCTACGTCTTCGGCTCGGCAGTACGGGGCGAAGAGCATTCTGACAGCGATGTGGATATCCTGGTCGAGTTTGCCCCGGGGGCGCGCGTGGGCGTCTTTGCCTTTGCTCGTCTGCAGCGCCGCCTTTCGGAGCTACTTGGCCGGCGTGTGGATCTCGTGACGCGCGATGCGTTGCATCCAGCACTCCGCCAGACGATCCTCAGCGAGGCGGTTCGTGCAGCCTAG
- a CDS encoding type IV toxin-antitoxin system AbiEi family antitoxin domain-containing protein — protein sequence MASSPDHQILALVKRLGVVRPADFEARGIPRARLYQLVAEGLLERRARGVYVASDHPYTAEHALAQVAKRVPNGVVCLLTALRFHELTTQIPPEVWIALPEKARRPRLDDPRLRVTRFSGAALTAGIETHRIEGVDVRIYSASKTVADCFKYRNKIGIDVAVEALKDFTHRHRGGAGDLARFARICRVSRVMRPYLDAVS from the coding sequence ATGGCTTCCTCCCCAGACCACCAGATCCTCGCCCTTGTCAAGCGGCTGGGCGTTGTGCGTCCGGCGGACTTCGAGGCCCGCGGCATCCCGCGAGCGCGACTTTACCAGCTCGTCGCGGAGGGCCTCCTGGAGCGCCGGGCCCGCGGAGTCTACGTCGCCAGCGATCATCCCTACACGGCCGAGCATGCGCTGGCGCAGGTCGCGAAGCGCGTCCCGAACGGGGTGGTCTGCCTGCTGACGGCGCTGCGCTTCCACGAGCTCACGACCCAGATCCCCCCCGAGGTCTGGATCGCCCTCCCCGAGAAGGCCCGGCGCCCGCGGCTCGACGATCCGCGCCTGCGCGTCACCCGCTTCTCCGGGGCGGCGCTCACCGCGGGGATTGAGACGCACAGGATCGAGGGCGTCGACGTTCGTATCTACTCGGCCTCCAAGACGGTGGCGGACTGCTTCAAGTACCGCAACAAGATCGGCATCGACGTGGCGGTCGAAGCGCTCAAGGATTTCACCCACCGTCATCGCGGCGGCGCCGGGGATCTCGCCCGATTCGCCAGGATCTGCCGGGTGAGCCGGGTGATGCGGCCCTATCTGGACGCGGTCTCGTGA